The region CGCAACAGAAGAAATTTCTGCGAAATTACATTGTCCGAGTGAATCCAATCAAAACATTCGCGAAATCTTTATTACCTGGCCAATGGACGGTGCCGAAAGAAAACAATCAAGTAGACTTGTCGCCGCTGCATCCTGGCACCACGTACCTCATCGAAATAGTGTCCAATTCCGATGCAGGCGAAGGTGGTGTTGCTGCAGTGACCATTGAAACGGAAATTGGTGTGCCCGAACCAGAACCTCAACAACCAACCGTTCTCAGTCGTGGCGATACGTCACTTGTGATAGAGATTAAGCCACAGACAAACATTAACGGACCGATATCCTTCTATCACGTCATCGTTTTGTATGTTGACAATGGACTGGTGCAGCAATTCGATGAGAATCTTTTGACGAACTTCAAGCAAGCACAAGAGGATGGAACAAATTATTATATAACGGCCGAATTGGAGTACCAAGACTCAGTTCGTCGGTTTACAATTGGCGATGGACGGTATTATCGTGGATaccaaaatattgcgttgacACCTGACAGTCATGTTCATGTATCGATTGGGATCGTAAGTAAAATGGGCAATCTAACAACCCGTCGCTATGCGTCAACTTCTCATGAGCAACATGACGTTATGATTACAATCAGAGAGGATCAAGATGAGGGTAAGAAATGGAAGTTGTCTGTTTGGGTTCACTTGACTTAAGGGATTCGTTTTAGGCCAAACAGACCTTGTCATTGTCACGTTGATTGTTGCCTGCATCATCTTTGGACTGTTACTAGTGTGCAGTATCATGTAAGCCTTCGTCGATAAACTTTCATTGATCCAACCAAATTACACAACCGTTTATTCCAGCGCATATTTCTATCTTCGTGTTCGCTTGAATCGTCGTCTACGTCGTCTTCCATCTGATCATCACGAACTGACACTGCAGGGACCCATTATTGAAGTGGTAAATTTCGTTGATATTAATTCCGCATATTTTGCAGCATAAGATTTGGGTTGTTACAGGAAAATAATGGTTACATACCGGATGATTACCTgaaaggaaatttcgaacaaaagcTGAACGATTTGCTGGATAGGGTTCCTGATGCGCAGAAGTATCCACGAAATATGTTGGCTTTGGATGTCAATAACATAGTCGGTAGTGGAAATTATGGAGACGTTATTGTTGGTCACTTAAACAGGAGACGGTGTCAAGTACATGTCGTTTCTGGTAAGTCATTCATTTGGACTGTTGTAGTCGTAGTGATTTGAGTCGAATTCAAATAACCTCTGAAACGAACACAGATGACATGGAACCTCTCGACCAGATGCAATTCTTAAAAGATTTTGctcaaattcaacaaatttcgtCCCATCAAAATGTGCTCGGCTTTTTGGGCATATGTCAGACACCCGATTGGTTGTACATAATGTTTGAGGAGGCAACAGTTACGTTGAAGAAACGTCTGATCGACGCTCGTGTCACACCGAATTTCGATCCGCATCGATTTTCCACTCTATCCGAAGAATTCATACTGAGACTACTTGCCGAACTGTCTGACGCTATGGACTATCTGTCGATGCACCAGGTAATTTTTTCGTAATTCATCAGTTGGACATGACAATAATTTGTTCGATTCACAGTTCGTCCATAGGAAACTATGTTCCTACAATATTTGCATGACATCGCAGgacgaaataaaaatctcaGCCTTCGGTGCAACGCCATTTGACGACCAACACAAGGCCATCGATCTACTACGTTGGAGTGCTCCAGAAGTGCTACGTTTCCATCACTATTCCATTAAGGGTGACGTATGGTCGTTTGCATGTTTAATGTGGGAGTGCTGTAGTTTAGGTAAAAATGCATAAAACGCGACGGTCGGTAGTTATTTACTAAAACCAACATCAATTCCAACAGGTGGAACCTTGTACGCGAACATCAGTTCGGGTGATCTGCTATCTCGAGTGATCAGTGGAGTCAAACCGGAACGCTCAGCGTTTATGTATGACGACATTTATCAGTTAATGTTAAACTGCTGGCAATTGGAACCGAGCGAACGGCCAACATTCGAAGATATCAGTCAGCAGTTGAGACAATTGCTTACCTCGCCGAAGCACACATTATCATTTGATCGACGTGACGGTGTCTTGTTACCGTACTACCTACCACTGTTAGAGCAGCAAAATTCCTAAACAGAAATGCCAGAAATTACGTAAGAAACGATCTGAAAAATGAATCTCATGTTGGTAAACTACAAATTCGTCCATTTTGTTCTTTAGAATTGTATTGAAACTATTTTAGTCGGGTTCTCTTTTGCCCGACATGTATTTATAAGCTGTTGTATGGAAAGCATACACATCAACACATGAGTGAAGCGATGATCACAATCTTTGATCATGGCGCAACACATAAATTAATCCTGCCACACGTACTCTATGCAACGTTTTCTTGTTGTGAGTGAGGAAAGTCGtcgaaatatttgtaaaatctAACAATCAATTTCAACTCTGGCTTTCCCACTCGATCTTTTCAACTATACATTCCATTAGCACTAAGCACTAACGATTTTGTTCTCTAACTTTCGTACTTAATCTTAAGACACTCAATGATACGCGTTATagcaataaaacgaaaaattgtaaaaataaagttttgataaattttgaacTGAATTGTCGTTCGTCATTTATTCATAATTAATGGTCATTCGACACTATATTGGGCAGGTGggttcacaaaatattttttttttgattcgcCTTAGtcatatgaaaattgtgtAGGTTGAGGCGGGTTGCATGGataaatgttttcattgttATGTAAAGCGCCTTAACCTGGcctttttttgagaattttatgaaatttctaAGAAATCAATCCCTTTAAAGTAGGCCCTGCTACCAATGATATCCCGGAAActtcagaatttttagaattttctaaagatcgaaaaatatttgttctgGGACTGCTGATGTCTTTGAGCTATGGGATGAGAAAGCGTTTACGAGGGCAGAAAATATAATGAATAGAATGTACATTGGATCTCGATTAGAAATCTGTTGAGACATTCCCTCCAAATATCAAGCAGTTTGCGCACTGCCGTCCTACAGCTAATTAATCTGTCTGCCCACGAAAATCATTTCTTCCTCCTCATTACTTCCAAACTATCATAAAACCAGCTTTTAAAATGTGGTTAcaggttcttttttttatgcaCTCTCGAATATCGGTGGCCAATTTAACTAAACTTCATTGACCTGACACCAAGCTTCAATCGTTAATGATTCAATTGAAAGTGGTTGATGTATTGGTATCACTTCAATTTTCTGTGTCTTTTGATTGGTTTATCAGCCGTGCTCCGAGTGGTCCAGAAAATTGGCAGTTttcttcggatttttttttgcagggAAGTTTTCGAATCTTCCTGGGTTTTTTCTCCATTTCACTTACATTCTCCAtcatgaaatttaatgaaatctttaaattgttgtacgTTGTATGGAATAATTTCAGGATACGACTATTCGTCACACCCACAAAATTGAAGACCATAGCCTAGTTGAATCCGATTTGTTTCGGCCTTAAATACTCTCCGATTTCGTCTTTCACATCACCACAAGCAATTTTAGCCGTTATCCTTCGAAAAGCGCTATTATATATTTTCCACACATACCATTTTTGTATACGCAGAAGTGTTCTACAATTTGCCATTTTTCTCGTGTAATAAAAACAGTGATGGTAATGCAAATCTTCAGCGGATCACAGAAAATACGGAACCCAAGTTTCTGGTAAACTGTGCAGCAATATTATTTCGTTTGGCAGCGCTAACGattttaaaagtttaatgGAATATGGAGTATGGTTTccattcaacaaaaagtactccgtgagagagcgagctgtcaagtaaacaaagcaaaatttgaaaaaaatcatttttgtctcTTACACAGattacttttttggtaagtggaaattaaGCCTAAGCTAGCATTAATGTTGGAAAAGTATTTGACGTATTTGAAGTACGTTGAACTAAGTTTGATATATAAATGCGTACCTCAATATCTGAATAAGTGGTAGAGTGGTTGTCTAGCAGCTACCCCTAGCTGTAAGTGTTCGGGTTCGAAATctgcaattttttaaattcattttggatttgctgATTCGAATTCCCTTTATAAGAtatttatcgcactagtgcgaaaaaTACTAATACTACATTGCATACACCGTTCTACTCATAAGTACTACTCATAAACCGCATCGAAATATTGTTCggtttgatacaaaatttaTGGTTACAATTATAAAAACATCAGATTAATAAAACGATACCGAATATGATCGCATGAAAACCATGATTCTGCGATTAACGTAATTTCTcttaaatataaacaaaaatacgTTTCGTGGATC is a window of Bradysia coprophila strain Holo2 unplaced genomic scaffold, BU_Bcop_v1 contig_350, whole genome shotgun sequence DNA encoding:
- the LOC119080601 gene encoding putative tyrosine-protein kinase Wsck gives rise to the protein MRYFERFLLVLSVLWIKCVSAEQGFAIGCYEVSNSNQSNHHRVRTVDECVDLCEKSFFEIAAISNVFCWCTESINAVELNDTECNIKCVGNAKQICGGPSSESYYQTGVEVAGPATNVRQVDRSQTSITIKWDEPQQKKFLRNYIVRVNPIKTFAKSLLPGQWTVPKENNQVDLSPLHPGTTYLIEIVSNSDAGEGGVAAVTIETEIGVPEPEPQQPTVLSRGDTSLVIEIKPQTNINGPISFYHVIVLYVDNGLVQQFDENLLTNFKQAQEDGTNYYITAELEYQDSVRRFTIGDGRYYRGYQNIALTPDSHVHVSIGIVSKMGNLTTRRYASTSHEQHDVMITIREDQDEGQTDLVIVTLIVACIIFGLLLVCSIIAYFYLRVRLNRRLRRLPSDHHELTLQGPIIEVENNGYIPDDYLKGNFEQKLNDLLDRVPDAQKYPRNMLALDVNNIVGSGNYGDVIVGHLNRRRCQVHVVSDDMEPLDQMQFLKDFAQIQQISSHQNVLGFLGICQTPDWLYIMFEEATVTLKKRLIDARVTPNFDPHRFSTLSEEFILRLLAELSDAMDYLSMHQFVHRKLCSYNICMTSQDEIKISAFGATPFDDQHKAIDLLRWSAPEVLRFHHYSIKGDVWSFACLMWECCSLGGTLYANISSGDLLSRVISGVKPERSAFMYDDIYQLMLNCWQLEPSERPTFEDISQQLRQLLTSPKHTLSFDRRDGVLLPYYLPLLEQQNS